A single window of Synechococcus sp. C9 DNA harbors:
- a CDS encoding FkbM family methyltransferase: MLVKTLKNWLNHFPYIKQVLKSIKRNLLKIASIFRPELTPITSGTFDLDELVTLLGNDDPVILEVGANDGSHTALFLELFPRAKIYAFEPDPRACEKFQQRLGTDPRVVLEKIAISAIDGEIDFFMSDSRPSEHIPAHWDMSSSIRKPKKHLEVFPWCTFEQTIKVPTHRLDTWLQRAGIQHIDFIWADVQGAEIDLIQGGKTALAHTRYFYTEYANEELYEGQVCLRDMLRLLPNFQLIYRFSGDVLLKNKCLK; the protein is encoded by the coding sequence ATGCTGGTTAAGACCTTAAAAAATTGGCTCAATCATTTTCCCTATATCAAGCAGGTTTTGAAAAGCATCAAAAGAAACTTACTCAAAATTGCCAGTATTTTCAGACCCGAATTAACCCCAATCACCAGCGGGACGTTTGACCTAGACGAATTGGTGACATTATTAGGTAACGATGACCCGGTGATCTTGGAAGTTGGGGCCAATGATGGGAGCCATACGGCTCTGTTTTTAGAACTTTTTCCCAGGGCGAAAATCTATGCCTTTGAACCTGATCCCCGTGCGTGTGAGAAGTTTCAGCAGAGATTAGGCACTGACCCCAGGGTCGTGTTAGAAAAGATAGCGATTTCTGCAATAGATGGGGAAATTGATTTTTTTATGAGCGATAGCAGACCATCGGAACATATACCTGCTCACTGGGATATGTCTAGCTCCATTAGAAAACCCAAAAAACATCTGGAAGTATTTCCCTGGTGTACCTTTGAGCAAACAATCAAAGTCCCTACCCATCGCTTGGACACCTGGTTGCAAAGGGCGGGAATTCAACACATTGATTTTATTTGGGCAGATGTCCAGGGGGCAGAAATTGATCTGATTCAAGGCGGCAAGACTGCTTTAGCGCACACCCGTTATTTTTATACGGAATATGCCAATGAGGAGTTGTACGAAGGACAGGTTTGCCTGCGAGATATGCTTCGGTTACTACCTAATTTCCAATTAATTTACCGCTTTAGTGGTGATGTTTTACTCAAAAATAAATGCTTAAAATAA
- the dacB gene encoding D-alanyl-D-alanine carboxypeptidase/D-alanyl-D-alanine-endopeptidase: protein MMFLANPPTPVQLCRTSLTNTLDQIRQQPEYQKAHWGILIQTQENPPRTLYDHQSQRFFLPASTTKLLTTAAAFVRLGGEHRLRTVFYQQGRQLHLVGQGDPTLTTLKLQQLAQKITPSQRQTFDTVVIQTGYFQGPNFNDQWEWQDILTTDMVPVNNLILNRNESQVRLVAQTSGKPARVVWSDPIAGRYWQIINTTRSTTTPTQPVNIWIPPGLPQLHLRGDVTPQPLSFTVPILDTDQYLMQTVTRLFPNKKVVLRRTVLPANLGTEVAAVASVPVAQLITQTNQLSDNLYAEALLRHLGAVSNPRIPSDFAGIQAVQNVLAGLGVSPGGVLQSDGSGLSRHNRVTPLALVQLLQGMAVAHPSYADSLAVPGLPGTLRRRFTQTDIDLQAKTGTLAGVAALSGYLQPRHRPRLVFAIVVNLSEQPAANLRRGIDQMVMAVHDWAENSPPDQWGNCAQATYGQALSAFLITK, encoded by the coding sequence ATGATGTTTCTTGCTAATCCACCCACGCCCGTACAATTGTGTCGCACCTCTTTAACCAATACATTGGATCAAATCCGTCAGCAACCGGAGTACCAAAAGGCGCATTGGGGAATTTTAATTCAGACCCAGGAAAATCCACCCCGCACGTTGTATGACCACCAAAGCCAGCGGTTCTTTCTACCTGCTTCTACTACTAAACTCCTGACTACGGCGGCGGCTTTTGTCCGTTTGGGGGGCGAACATCGCCTGCGAACCGTATTTTATCAACAGGGGCGGCAGTTGCATTTGGTGGGGCAGGGCGACCCGACTTTGACAACCCTTAAATTGCAACAATTGGCGCAAAAAATTACCCCCAGTCAACGGCAAACTTTTGATACCGTTGTGATTCAAACCGGCTATTTTCAAGGCCCTAATTTTAATGACCAATGGGAATGGCAGGATATTCTCACTACTGATATGGTGCCGGTGAATAATTTAATTTTGAATCGCAATGAGAGTCAGGTGCGGCTGGTGGCACAAACTTCCGGCAAACCGGCACGGGTTGTCTGGTCTGACCCGATTGCGGGGCGTTACTGGCAAATTATCAACACCACCCGCAGTACTACCACGCCCACCCAGCCGGTGAACATTTGGATTCCGCCGGGGTTACCCCAGTTGCATCTGCGGGGGGATGTGACCCCGCAACCCCTGAGTTTTACTGTGCCTATTTTGGATACGGATCAGTATCTTATGCAGACAGTGACCCGGCTTTTTCCTAACAAAAAAGTGGTCTTGCGACGAACGGTACTGCCAGCCAATTTGGGGACGGAGGTGGCGGCGGTGGCATCGGTGCCGGTGGCGCAGTTGATAACCCAGACCAATCAACTCAGTGACAATTTGTATGCGGAAGCCCTGTTGCGGCATTTGGGGGCGGTCAGCAATCCCCGGATTCCCAGTGATTTCGCCGGGATTCAGGCGGTACAAAACGTGTTGGCGGGTCTGGGGGTTAGCCCTGGCGGGGTACTCCAAAGTGACGGCTCCGGGTTATCTCGCCACAACCGGGTGACACCCCTGGCGTTGGTACAGCTCTTGCAGGGCATGGCGGTTGCCCATCCCAGTTATGCTGATTCTTTGGCGGTTCCGGGACTGCCGGGCACCCTACGTCGGCGGTTTACCCAGACGGACATTGACCTACAGGCGAAAACCGGCACCCTAGCGGGGGTTGCGGCTCTATCGGGTTATCTACAACCCCGCCATCGTCCCCGATTGGTATTTGCAATTGTGGTGAACCTGTCGGAACAACCGGCGGCGAACCTCCGGCGGGGCATTGACCAGATGGTGATGGCGGTGCATGATTGGGCGGAAAATTCTCCCCCTGACCAATGGGGAAATTGTGCCCAGGCCACCTATGGGCAGGCATTGTCTGCATTTCTGATCACAAAATAA
- a CDS encoding PIN domain-containing protein yields MRVYLDTSVFHRPFDDQSQAKIFLETQAIILIFQAIESRQIELIISEVLEYEISRNPKPEQTLFVLTYFQFATHHQTLTLGIRDRAKKLQERGVKELDALHIACAEAANCNYMLTCDKRLINRCTSLTISVLNPVNFILELGNEG; encoded by the coding sequence GTGAGGGTTTACCTAGACACTAGCGTTTTTCACCGCCCATTTGATGACCAATCCCAAGCTAAAATCTTTTTAGAAACTCAGGCTATTATATTAATTTTTCAAGCCATTGAGAGTCGACAAATAGAACTTATCATTTCTGAGGTATTAGAATATGAAATCAGCCGTAATCCCAAACCAGAGCAAACCTTATTTGTCCTTACATATTTTCAGTTTGCCACTCACCACCAGACACTTACACTAGGGATTAGAGATCGTGCTAAAAAACTACAAGAAAGAGGAGTAAAAGAATTAGATGCCTTGCACATTGCCTGCGCTGAAGCCGCAAACTGTAACTATATGCTAACCTGTGATAAACGGCTCATCAACCGTTGTACGAGCTTGACCATTTCCGTTCTTAATCCAGTAAATTTTATTTTGGAGTTGGGCAATGAGGGTTAA
- a CDS encoding NADPH-dependent assimilatory sulfite reductase hemoprotein subunit codes for MTSIPPTEAQVRLPRSEAVKVASDYLREPLATEARQPTTHFSEAAVQILKFHGSYQQDDRDKRQELRQQGLERDFSLMLRTRQPGGYVPAPLYRTLDALADAYGNGTLRVTTRQTFQMHGVLKANVQTVIEAIVRNMGTTLATCGDINRNVMAPPAPFLNRPSYRHAQDYAQRLSDLLLPRTRSYYELWIDDQEVDIPALPALNPLPKIHLDDPVEPLYGNQYLPRKFKCAITVPDDNSVDIYSQDIGLIVITDAKGELRGFNILVGGGMGRTHNKEETFPLLGQPLGFVPAAQIETVIQAILAVQRDHGNRQDRKQARMKYLVHNWGIRKFRQVVQEYAGQKLKPWHKIPPFPAGLNYLGWQPQGDGKLFLGLSIPNGRIRDTEDSQLKTALRLINEQFALPLQLSPTQDVILRDIDPQWREKITAILRQHRVPLPDDLSPFTRLAMACPALPTCGLAITESERVLPDFVQQVETLWGEVGLADTPLIIRMTGCPNGCARPYLAELGLVGALPGYYQVWVGASANGDRLAQVLWEKMPLENLTQALKPVFTFYKQERYMGERFGDFCHRVGLSQLQQRFAPSVSG; via the coding sequence ATGACTTCCATTCCCCCCACCGAAGCGCAGGTGCGTTTGCCCCGGAGTGAGGCGGTCAAGGTTGCCAGCGATTATCTCCGGGAACCCCTTGCCACGGAAGCCCGCCAACCCACCACCCATTTCAGCGAAGCGGCGGTGCAGATTTTGAAATTTCACGGCTCCTACCAGCAGGATGACCGGGACAAACGGCAGGAATTGCGCCAACAGGGGTTAGAGCGGGATTTTTCCTTGATGCTCCGCACCCGTCAACCGGGGGGCTACGTCCCGGCACCCCTCTACCGCACCCTAGATGCCCTAGCGGATGCTTATGGGAATGGTACCCTGCGGGTGACGACCCGGCAAACCTTTCAGATGCACGGGGTGCTCAAGGCGAATGTGCAGACCGTGATTGAAGCAATTGTGCGGAACATGGGCACGACCCTCGCCACCTGCGGGGATATTAACCGGAATGTGATGGCACCCCCGGCACCTTTTTTGAACCGCCCCAGCTATCGCCACGCCCAGGACTACGCCCAGCGGTTATCGGATTTGCTGTTGCCCCGCACTCGCAGTTATTACGAGTTGTGGATTGACGACCAGGAGGTGGACATTCCGGCATTACCGGCGCTAAACCCTTTGCCCAAAATCCATTTGGACGACCCGGTGGAACCCCTCTATGGCAACCAATACCTGCCCCGCAAATTCAAATGCGCCATTACCGTCCCGGATGACAATTCGGTGGACATTTATTCCCAGGACATTGGCTTGATCGTCATCACCGATGCCAAGGGGGAATTGCGGGGCTTTAATATCCTGGTCGGGGGGGGCATGGGGCGCACCCACAACAAAGAAGAAACGTTCCCCTTGTTGGGGCAACCCTTGGGATTTGTCCCGGCGGCACAGATTGAAACGGTGATCCAGGCAATCCTGGCTGTCCAACGGGATCACGGCAACCGGCAGGACCGCAAACAAGCCCGCATGAAGTATCTTGTCCACAATTGGGGCATTCGTAAATTCCGCCAGGTGGTGCAAGAATATGCGGGGCAAAAACTCAAACCCTGGCACAAAATTCCCCCCTTTCCCGCAGGCTTGAATTACCTCGGCTGGCAACCCCAGGGGGACGGCAAGTTATTTTTGGGTCTTTCCATTCCCAACGGGCGGATTCGGGACACCGAGGACAGCCAACTGAAAACCGCCCTGCGCTTGATCAATGAGCAATTTGCCCTACCCCTGCAACTCAGCCCCACCCAGGATGTGATCCTCCGGGACATTGACCCCCAGTGGCGGGAGAAAATCACTGCCATACTCCGTCAGCATCGGGTGCCCTTGCCGGATGACCTGTCCCCCTTCACCCGTTTGGCGATGGCGTGTCCTGCCCTGCCCACCTGTGGTTTGGCCATCACCGAATCCGAGCGGGTACTCCCGGATTTTGTACAGCAGGTGGAAACCCTCTGGGGCGAGGTGGGTTTGGCAGATACCCCCTTGATTATCCGCATGACCGGCTGTCCCAATGGCTGTGCCCGTCCCTACTTGGCGGAATTGGGTTTGGTGGGTGCCTTGCCCGGCTATTACCAGGTGTGGGTGGGAGCCAGTGCCAATGGGGACCGTCTCGCCCAGGTGCTCTGGGAAAAAATGCCCTTAGAAAATTTAACCCAAGCCCTGAAACCAGTGTTTACATTTTACAAACAAGAGCGGTACATGGGTGAGCGGTTTGGGGATTTTTGTCACCGGGTGGGATTGAGCCAATTGCAACAGCGGTTTGCCCCCAGCGTCAGCGGTTAA
- the cysH gene encoding phosphoadenosine phosphosulfate reductase — protein sequence MMFAEVMQKVQALDLAVLNQELEAAQPREILAWATETLPEGLVQASAFNVDDMVITDLLYREFRPRHPVPVLFLDTLHHFPETLELVARSTQHYDLNLKIYRIMTVDSRSAFAQRYGDKLWETDIEQFHYLTKIEPLQRGLAELGTVAWITGRRRDQAHTRSDMPILEWDKQQRLKINPLANWTRTQSWQYVMEHQVPYNPLHDQGYASIGDEPLTTPVAEGEDERAGRWRGTGKTECGIHI from the coding sequence ATGATGTTCGCTGAAGTGATGCAAAAAGTACAGGCTTTAGATTTGGCGGTGCTCAACCAGGAATTAGAGGCGGCGCAACCCCGGGAAATTTTAGCCTGGGCGACCGAGACCCTGCCGGAGGGGTTGGTGCAAGCCAGTGCCTTTAATGTGGATGACATGGTGATTACCGACCTGCTTTACCGAGAATTTCGCCCCCGGCATCCGGTACCCGTTTTATTCCTCGACACCCTGCACCATTTCCCGGAAACGCTGGAGTTGGTCGCCCGCAGTACCCAGCACTACGATCTGAACCTAAAAATTTACCGGATCATGACGGTGGATTCCCGGAGCGCCTTTGCCCAACGCTACGGAGACAAACTCTGGGAAACGGATATTGAGCAGTTCCATTACCTGACTAAAATTGAACCCCTGCAACGGGGGCTGGCGGAGTTGGGGACGGTGGCGTGGATCACCGGGCGCAGGCGGGATCAGGCGCACACCCGCTCGGATATGCCCATTTTGGAGTGGGATAAACAGCAACGCTTGAAAATCAATCCCCTGGCTAACTGGACCCGTACCCAAAGCTGGCAGTACGTGATGGAGCATCAGGTGCCCTACAACCCCCTGCACGACCAGGGCTACGCCAGCATCGGCGATGAACCCCTGACCACCCCGGTCGCCGAAGGGGAGGATGAACGGGCAGGGCGCTGGCGGGGTACCGGCAAAACCGAGTGCGGCATCCACATTTAA
- a CDS encoding CHAD domain-containing protein, which produces MTPTTLGQWLHPHLRRAYQRWGKQEAGVRRGDDPEAIHQMRVALRRIRAAMTGFEAVLDLPRVTRKVGMISRVLGQARDGDVMLARLEQDYLPGLPPEEQAPLRDFIRGLRRQRQDVQREVVALLNSATYQRVKEAWGKWLDHPRWQSLGNASVAGTVPHLLAIAWGELALHPGWRVTTPEADPELLHDLRKAIKRTRYLWEFADNSLDIGLSEPLGLLREAQEVLGHLQDGFVLASQIGNACPTLQERLTQQRGEHWQTWQTLRRQLQSRAIQQQVYHTLGDLGLNGADQVPPKDEIAHPAVIPLG; this is translated from the coding sequence ATGACACCAACGACCCTGGGACAGTGGTTGCATCCCCATCTCCGCCGGGCTTACCAGCGGTGGGGCAAGCAGGAGGCGGGGGTGCGCCGGGGGGATGACCCGGAGGCGATTCACCAGATGCGGGTGGCGCTACGGCGGATACGGGCGGCGATGACCGGGTTTGAGGCTGTTTTAGACCTGCCCCGGGTGACCCGCAAGGTGGGGATGATCAGCCGGGTCTTGGGGCAGGCGCGGGACGGGGATGTGATGTTAGCCCGTTTGGAGCAGGATTATCTGCCCGGATTGCCCCCTGAGGAACAGGCACCGCTCCGGGATTTTATCCGGGGTTTGCGGCGGCAACGGCAGGACGTGCAACGGGAGGTGGTCGCCCTGTTGAATTCCGCTACTTATCAGCGGGTCAAGGAAGCCTGGGGGAAATGGCTGGATCATCCCCGCTGGCAGTCCCTGGGGAATGCGTCGGTGGCGGGAACCGTACCGCACCTTTTGGCAATTGCCTGGGGGGAACTGGCACTGCATCCGGGCTGGCGGGTGACAACCCCGGAGGCTGATCCAGAATTGCTCCACGACCTACGCAAAGCCATCAAACGCACCCGTTACCTGTGGGAATTTGCCGACAACTCCCTGGATATTGGCTTGAGCGAACCGTTGGGCTTATTGCGGGAGGCGCAGGAGGTGCTGGGGCATCTGCAAGATGGATTTGTGCTGGCTTCCCAGATCGGCAATGCTTGTCCCACCCTACAGGAGCGTTTAACCCAACAGCGGGGGGAACACTGGCAGACCTGGCAAACCCTGCGGCGGCAACTCCAGAGCCGGGCAATCCAACAGCAGGTCTATCACACCCTGGGTGATTTGGGACTCAATGGGGCAGATCAAGTTCCCCCAAAGGACGAAATCGCTCATCCTGCTGTAATTCCTCTTGGATAA
- a CDS encoding tellurite resistance TerB family protein — MTGKPLFDPTTPSSASLSLWEGIAAVGVLMMTADEDTAPEEEDQLVEFLVQQGVPVATAQAAIHKALQVLAQEGMAPLGGAACRALADTKQAEVAMRLAVRIALADGFVLIEENTLLIDLIHVLGVSESRLEQIIQEELQQDERFRPLGELDLPH, encoded by the coding sequence GTGACGGGAAAACCCCTATTTGACCCTACCACTCCCTCCTCAGCGAGCCTGAGCCTGTGGGAAGGGATTGCCGCCGTGGGTGTGCTGATGATGACGGCGGATGAGGATACCGCCCCGGAGGAGGAAGACCAACTGGTGGAATTTCTCGTCCAGCAGGGGGTGCCGGTGGCGACGGCGCAGGCGGCTATCCATAAGGCGTTGCAGGTTTTGGCACAAGAGGGAATGGCACCTCTGGGGGGAGCCGCCTGTCGGGCATTAGCGGATACCAAACAGGCGGAAGTAGCGATGCGGTTGGCGGTACGGATTGCCCTGGCGGATGGGTTTGTGCTGATTGAAGAAAATACCCTGCTGATTGACCTCATCCACGTCCTGGGGGTAAGCGAGTCTCGCCTGGAGCAGATTATCCAAGAGGAATTACAGCAGGATGAGCGATTTCGTCCTTTGGGGGAACTTGATCTGCCCCATTGA
- the cysT gene encoding sulfate ABC transporter permease subunit CysT, with protein sequence MRRSPWLVAVMFTYLGFLLLLPLGALVGTGLQYPWQEVWSLITAPMALAAYQLTFGTALTAAVLNTIFGFILAWVLVRYRFPGRRLLDSLVDLPFAMPSVVAAITLATLYGAGGVLGQFWDEGTPLGRVIPLNFTASVGAVVLAQLFVTLPFVVRTVQPVLLELEPEVEEAAHTLGAGDWLCFWRVILPPVVPALVTGFTLALARGIGEFGVIVIISGNIPYKTLAATVYVYQQLEEFNYPAATVISLVLLAASLALFALTSAIQRWVMPSTSAV encoded by the coding sequence ATGCGGCGTTCCCCCTGGTTGGTCGCTGTGATGTTCACCTACCTGGGGTTTTTGTTGCTGTTGCCCTTGGGGGCGTTGGTGGGGACGGGACTGCAATATCCCTGGCAGGAAGTCTGGTCGTTGATTACTGCCCCGATGGCTCTGGCGGCGTACCAGTTGACCTTTGGGACGGCGTTGACGGCGGCGGTCTTGAATACAATCTTCGGGTTTATCCTGGCGTGGGTGCTGGTGCGCTATCGGTTTCCGGGGCGGCGGCTGTTGGATAGTCTGGTGGATTTACCCTTTGCCATGCCCTCGGTGGTGGCGGCGATTACCCTGGCGACCTTGTACGGGGCGGGGGGGGTGTTGGGGCAATTTTGGGACGAGGGCACCCCTTTGGGGCGGGTGATCCCCCTGAATTTCACTGCTTCGGTGGGGGCGGTGGTGTTGGCGCAGTTGTTTGTCACCCTGCCATTTGTGGTGCGGACGGTGCAACCGGTGCTATTGGAGTTGGAGCCGGAGGTGGAGGAGGCGGCTCATACCCTGGGGGCGGGGGATTGGCTGTGTTTTTGGCGGGTGATTCTGCCGCCGGTGGTGCCCGCTTTGGTGACCGGGTTTACCCTGGCTTTGGCGCGGGGGATTGGGGAATTTGGGGTGATTGTGATCATTTCCGGGAATATCCCCTACAAAACTTTGGCGGCGACGGTTTATGTGTATCAACAGTTGGAGGAATTTAACTATCCGGCGGCAACGGTCATTTCCCTGGTACTGCTGGCGGCTTCTTTAGCCCTATTTGCCCTGACTTCTGCCATCCAACGGTGGGTGATGCCCTCCACATCAGCAGTATAG
- a CDS encoding sulfate ABC transporter substrate-binding protein, translated as MVAGAAMAVLPGWLARAQRATELTLVSYAVAKPVFAKLIPEFQKQWQARTGQRVTFKESYGASGAQTRAILGGLEADILAQNIQSNIDPLVEKGFVRADWNKRLPNQAIPATSVMVLVTRPGNPKNIRTWSDLTRPDVEVLLINPKTAGNARWGIMAGFGAMQRGFGEAKAQEYLQRLVGNTKVLANSGRDATDKFVKNRLGDVMINFENEVLFLNESIPQDYPYVAPSPNVQVDFPVTVIDRTVDKRGTRQVAEAFAQFLFTPRGQELYAEAGYRPFDPKVRQRFAKNFQSVNRIYKIGDFGGWGKVNALLFADGALFDQAQRLAAQGR; from the coding sequence ATGGTTGCGGGGGCGGCAATGGCGGTTTTGCCGGGTTGGTTGGCTCGGGCGCAACGGGCGACGGAGTTGACCCTGGTGAGTTATGCGGTGGCGAAACCGGTGTTTGCTAAGTTAATCCCGGAGTTTCAGAAGCAGTGGCAAGCCCGCACGGGGCAACGGGTGACGTTTAAGGAGTCCTATGGGGCTTCGGGGGCGCAAACCCGGGCGATTTTGGGCGGTTTGGAGGCGGACATTTTGGCGCAGAATATCCAGAGCAACATTGACCCGCTGGTGGAAAAGGGCTTTGTGCGGGCGGACTGGAATAAACGGTTACCCAACCAGGCGATTCCGGCGACCAGTGTGATGGTATTGGTGACCCGCCCCGGCAACCCGAAAAATATCCGCACCTGGAGCGATTTGACCCGTCCCGATGTGGAGGTGTTGTTGATTAATCCGAAAACGGCAGGGAATGCCCGCTGGGGAATTATGGCGGGGTTTGGTGCCATGCAAAGGGGGTTTGGGGAGGCGAAGGCGCAGGAGTATCTGCAACGGTTGGTGGGGAATACGAAGGTGTTGGCAAACTCCGGGCGGGATGCGACGGATAAGTTTGTCAAAAACCGCCTTGGGGATGTGATGATCAATTTTGAAAATGAGGTACTGTTTTTGAATGAATCCATCCCGCAGGATTATCCCTATGTGGCTCCTTCTCCCAATGTGCAGGTGGATTTCCCGGTGACGGTGATTGACCGGACGGTGGACAAACGGGGTACCCGTCAGGTGGCGGAGGCATTTGCCCAGTTTTTATTTACTCCTAGAGGTCAAGAACTTTACGCCGAGGCGGGGTATCGCCCCTTTGACCCGAAGGTACGCCAGCGGTTTGCCAAAAACTTTCAAAGTGTGAATCGCATCTATAAAATTGGCGATTTTGGGGGCTGGGGGAAGGTGAATGCCCTGTTGTTTGCGGATGGGGCGTTGTTTGACCAGGCACAGCGGTTGGCGGCGCAGGGGCGGTGA
- the sfsA gene encoding DNA/RNA nuclease SfsA has protein sequence MLLYTYPPLHPGTLQKRYKRFLADILLDTGEVVTAHCANTGPMTGVAVPGRPVQVSHHPDPKRKLAYTWELIHLEDTTPTWVNINTARPNPVLRELLTVHGLPEVQDYQHITPEVTYGTEGSRIDFCLTGGARPIYIEVKNTTWVQGNLALFPDTVTVRGQKHLRELMRLVPACRALIIYFIGREDCTHFAPGDRADPEYGRLLRQAVNAGVEVLPCQFRVNPIGISYAGRLPLVLD, from the coding sequence ATGCTCCTCTACACCTACCCACCCTTGCATCCAGGCACATTACAAAAACGGTACAAACGCTTTTTGGCGGATATTCTTTTGGATACGGGGGAGGTGGTCACAGCCCATTGTGCGAATACTGGACCCATGACGGGGGTGGCGGTTCCGGGTCGCCCGGTGCAGGTGTCCCATCACCCCGACCCCAAGCGTAAATTAGCCTACACCTGGGAATTGATCCATCTGGAGGACACGACCCCCACCTGGGTGAATATCAATACCGCCCGCCCCAACCCGGTACTGCGGGAATTATTAACGGTTCACGGTTTACCCGAAGTGCAGGATTATCAGCACATTACCCCGGAAGTGACCTATGGGACGGAAGGGAGCCGGATTGATTTTTGTTTGACCGGGGGGGCACGACCGATTTATATCGAGGTGAAAAATACCACTTGGGTGCAGGGGAATTTAGCCCTTTTTCCCGATACGGTCACGGTGCGGGGGCAAAAACACCTGCGGGAATTGATGCGTTTGGTGCCAGCGTGTCGGGCGTTGATTATTTATTTCATTGGGCGGGAAGACTGTACCCACTTTGCCCCTGGGGATCGGGCTGACCCGGAGTATGGTCGGTTGTTGCGCCAAGCAGTTAATGCGGGGGTGGAGGTGTTGCCCTGTCAGTTTCGGGTGAACCCTATTGGCATCAGCTATGCGGGGCGGTTGCCCCTGGTTTTGGATTGA
- a CDS encoding Uma2 family endonuclease: MQQLKTEIQRLTFSEFIEWKPDGSHYELYDGVPIEMPQPLGQHEDIASFLAEQVTAEYLRLNLPYRIPKHALVKKPDAESAYLPDVLVLNRPNLIHEPLWAKASTVTLGASIPLIIEVVSNNWRVDYLTKVKDYEEMGIREYWLVDYLGLGGRRFLGNPKQPTIFIHEFIDGEYQVSAFREQERLISPTFPELLLTVAQVFQAGSD; encoded by the coding sequence ATGCAACAACTTAAAACGGAAATTCAACGGCTCACCTTCAGCGAGTTTATCGAATGGAAACCCGATGGCAGTCACTACGAATTGTATGATGGAGTACCCATTGAGATGCCCCAACCCTTAGGTCAACATGAGGATATTGCCAGCTTCCTCGCTGAGCAGGTGACGGCTGAGTATCTGCGCTTGAACTTGCCCTATCGAATACCCAAACACGCTTTAGTTAAAAAGCCCGATGCGGAATCTGCCTATTTACCCGATGTTTTAGTGTTAAATCGTCCCAATTTAATCCATGAGCCGCTCTGGGCAAAAGCCTCCACCGTGACCTTGGGAGCGTCTATTCCCTTAATCATTGAAGTGGTGAGTAATAATTGGCGGGTTGATTATCTGACTAAAGTGAAAGACTACGAAGAGATGGGGATTCGGGAATACTGGTTGGTGGATTATTTGGGGTTGGGGGGACGGCGTTTCCTGGGTAATCCGAAGCAACCAACCATATTTATTCATGAATTTATTGATGGCGAATATCAAGTGAGTGCGTTTCGGGAACAGGAGCGGCTGATTTCTCCCACCTTTCCAGAACTCCTGCTGACGGTGGCACAGGTTTTTCAGGCAGGTTCCGATTAA
- a CDS encoding YbaN family protein, with protein sequence MKAVKNTVLSVLGGVLTVVGVIAFILPFVPGTPLLLLAAACFGAIES encoded by the coding sequence ATGAAAGCTGTCAAAAATACCGTCCTGTCCGTTTTGGGTGGCGTATTGACCGTCGTGGGGGTGATTGCATTCATTTTACCCTTTGTTCCTGGCACCCCCTTGCTGTTGTTGGCGGCGGCTTGTTTTGGAGCCATTGAGTCCTAG